The candidate division WOR-3 bacterium genome has a window encoding:
- a CDS encoding aminopeptidase, protein MFDPRIEKLAKLMVNYSVRLKKGEWAVIYGPANAEPLLKALELEALKVGANVTLRVTIPDASYLLFRNARPEQLRFVAPTDLVEVEKADALIFVRGGWNLKELTSIDAANMSIYQTARKTLLERRLQREAEGKLRWVLTNFPTDALAQEAAMSRIEYEEFVFGAGLLNKPNPIQEWQKISKRQQRLIAKLNRLSTIRIVGTDTDITFGVRGRKWANCDGHNNFPDGEVFTGPEEDKTEGFIRYTYPAIYQGKEVENIRLVFKKGKVVEMSADKGADILRAMVNTDEGAKRVGELAFGTNYSIKRFTKDILFDEKIGGTVHVALGTGYPKTGSKNRSVIHWDMVCDTRKGFTVYGDGKPIMKDGRFLI, encoded by the coding sequence ATGTTTGACCCAAGAATTGAAAAACTGGCAAAACTGATGGTCAATTACAGCGTCCGGCTCAAAAAAGGTGAATGGGCGGTTATCTATGGTCCAGCCAATGCTGAGCCGCTGTTAAAGGCGCTGGAACTGGAGGCGTTAAAGGTCGGTGCTAATGTGACGCTGCGGGTCACCATTCCGGACGCCTCTTATCTTTTGTTCCGTAATGCCCGACCCGAACAGTTACGTTTTGTCGCTCCGACCGACCTGGTTGAAGTGGAAAAGGCGGATGCGCTAATCTTTGTTCGGGGTGGCTGGAATTTGAAAGAATTGACCAGTATCGACGCCGCAAATATGAGCATCTATCAAACCGCCCGCAAAACCCTGCTGGAGCGGCGCTTGCAGCGCGAGGCAGAAGGCAAACTGCGCTGGGTACTGACCAACTTTCCGACCGATGCTTTGGCACAGGAGGCGGCGATGTCCCGCATCGAGTACGAGGAGTTTGTGTTTGGCGCCGGGCTCTTAAACAAACCGAACCCGATTCAGGAGTGGCAGAAGATTTCTAAACGGCAACAGCGGTTGATTGCCAAACTGAACCGGCTTAGCACCATCCGCATTGTCGGTACCGATACCGACATAACCTTCGGTGTCCGGGGCAGAAAATGGGCGAACTGCGATGGCCACAACAACTTCCCGGACGGCGAGGTTTTCACCGGGCCCGAAGAAGACAAAACCGAAGGGTTCATCCGCTACACCTATCCGGCAATCTACCAGGGTAAAGAGGTGGAAAATATCCGGCTCGTATTCAAAAAGGGCAAGGTGGTTGAAATGTCCGCCGACAAAGGCGCCGACATCCTCCGGGCGATGGTTAACACCGATGAAGGGGCAAAACGGGTCGGCGAACTCGCCTTTGGCACCAACTACTCAATCAAACGGTTCACCAAGGACATCCTGTTTGACGAGAAAATTGGTGGTACCGTCCATGTCGCCCTCGGCACCGGCTATCCAAAGACCGGCAGCAAAAACCGCTCCGTGATTCACTGGGATATGGTTTGCGACACAAGAAAAGGTTTTACCGTTTATGGCGATGGCAAACCGATAATGAAAGACGGGAGATTTCTCATATGA
- a CDS encoding MFS transporter, whose product MKEDNLPDITCGTEPLPPRKSQLLPVLRIPEFVVFALSQAFSLFGDKLDYMALLAMIAYYATKFGWESARAISYLSVVVALPTVLFGPLAGVLVDRWDRRKVMIVCDSFRTVLVLLIPLLAIATNQLLLVYFLAFLVFLFGLFFNTARLAIIPNLVGPERVLGANSVLNIIGRLATFAGMVLGGLIVDWNGWARLGIRPVWTAGFYLDSFTYFVSVVSLLFIFKRLASGKKYNSPHQPEVQLFIKEQSRMIESVKGLLRVVKGEPAVWFVYSSIVLMVILGAAVVVLYVPVIQSSRELGGVGLGTKGVGYVAAIGSIGLLLSSMGYGIIGHRLPKHKVILVCFLVMGAVVAGLAASKTFAPVAPLIFIAGLALSPVYIGMDTLLHEAVPEEVRGRIFSTRDWLLHLLFALAAFLIGQLTNFVSARRLLFGFGILVVFSCVVGFFVTRRKKIG is encoded by the coding sequence ATGAAAGAAGATAACCTCCCGGACATCACTTGCGGAACTGAACCGCTACCACCCCGAAAAAGTCAGTTGTTACCGGTGTTGCGGATTCCGGAGTTTGTTGTATTCGCCCTCTCCCAGGCTTTCTCTTTGTTCGGGGACAAACTGGACTATATGGCACTGCTGGCGATGATTGCCTACTACGCCACCAAATTCGGCTGGGAAAGCGCCCGGGCAATTTCCTATCTTTCGGTCGTGGTTGCCCTGCCCACGGTGCTATTTGGACCACTTGCCGGTGTTCTCGTGGACCGCTGGGACCGGCGCAAAGTGATGATTGTCTGCGACTCGTTCCGGACTGTTCTCGTGCTACTCATCCCGCTCCTTGCCATCGCGACAAATCAACTACTACTTGTCTATTTCCTTGCCTTTTTAGTGTTTCTCTTTGGCTTGTTCTTCAACACCGCCCGGCTCGCCATCATCCCCAACCTCGTCGGGCCGGAACGGGTGCTCGGTGCCAACTCGGTGTTAAACATCATCGGCCGGCTGGCAACCTTTGCCGGTATGGTGCTTGGCGGCTTAATCGTTGACTGGAACGGCTGGGCTCGGCTGGGAATCCGACCGGTATGGACCGCGGGCTTTTACCTTGACTCCTTCACCTACTTTGTCTCGGTCGTCTCGCTCCTCTTCATCTTCAAACGGCTTGCCAGCGGCAAGAAGTACAACTCACCCCACCAGCCCGAGGTTCAACTTTTTATCAAAGAGCAGTCCCGGATGATTGAGAGTGTCAAAGGACTACTGCGCGTGGTAAAAGGCGAACCGGCGGTCTGGTTTGTTTACTCCTCAATCGTTTTGATGGTGATTTTAGGCGCAGCGGTGGTCGTTCTCTATGTCCCGGTGATTCAGTCCAGTCGAGAACTGGGTGGTGTTGGTCTGGGCACAAAAGGGGTTGGTTATGTCGCCGCCATCGGCTCAATCGGCTTACTCCTTTCCTCAATGGGCTACGGCATCATTGGCCATCGCCTGCCCAAACACAAGGTCATCCTTGTCTGTTTTTTGGTGATGGGTGCTGTTGTCGCCGGGCTCGCCGCATCGAAAACATTCGCGCCGGTTGCACCCTTGATATTTATCGCCGGATTGGCACTGTCTCCGGTCTACATCGGAATGGACACCCTATTACACGAAGCGGTACCGGAAGAGGTCCGGGGCCGTATCTTTTCCACCCGGGACTGGTTATTGCACCTTCTCTTTGCCCTTGCCGCATTTTTAATCGGGCAGTTGACCAACTTCGTCTCGGCACGGCGGTTACTGTTTGGTTTCGGGATTCTGGTCGTATTTAGTTGTGTTGTCGGGTTTTTTGTTACCCGGCGGAAAAAAATCGGCTAA
- a CDS encoding GAF domain-containing protein: MKYQIQLQELRELIRACQRPEDAQARVVMTIKKHFPEFNWVGIFRLVGNNLVLGPYQGKQPRGFEQIPVGRGICGTVAVTMRTEVVPDVNADARYLTCFSETRSELVVPIIKQGKFWGEIAVDASQPHAFTRDEIALIEEAAKLLAEVV; encoded by the coding sequence ATGAAGTACCAGATACAATTACAGGAACTCCGGGAACTGATCCGCGCCTGTCAGCGCCCGGAAGATGCCCAGGCACGCGTCGTAATGACCATTAAAAAACATTTCCCGGAATTCAACTGGGTGGGCATCTTCCGGCTTGTCGGCAACAACCTGGTGCTCGGACCATATCAGGGCAAACAGCCCCGCGGGTTTGAACAGATTCCGGTGGGCAGGGGAATCTGTGGCACAGTGGCGGTCACGATGCGCACCGAGGTGGTGCCTGATGTCAATGCCGATGCCCGCTACCTCACCTGCTTCTCGGAAACCCGTTCGGAATTGGTTGTGCCGATAATTAAACAGGGCAAATTCTGGGGCGAGATTGCGGTAGATGCCTCTCAGCCGCACGCCTTTACCCGGGACGAAATTGCCCTCATTGAAGAGGCGGCAAAACTGCTCGCCGAGGTCGTTTAA
- a CDS encoding DUF2703 domain-containing protein, translating to MKVRFLYFEGCPHKEPALALLKQVLRERGYAGEIEMVEIKNEDDAGRYHFLGSPTVQVNGIDVEESRRNDPPVFGCRVYKTKDGYSGVFPKELIEAALDKAGGDKGKGG from the coding sequence ATGAAAGTAAGGTTTTTATATTTTGAAGGTTGTCCGCATAAAGAGCCGGCGTTGGCGCTGTTAAAACAGGTGTTGAGGGAGAGAGGTTATGCGGGGGAGATTGAGATGGTGGAGATTAAGAACGAAGATGATGCCGGGCGCTACCACTTTCTTGGTTCGCCCACGGTTCAGGTGAACGGAATTGATGTTGAAGAAAGTCGGCGCAATGACCCACCGGTTTTCGGGTGCCGGGTTTATAAGACAAAGGACGGTTACAGTGGTGTTTTTCCAAAAGAACTGATTGAGGCGGCGCTGGACAAGGCAGGAGGAGATAAGGGAAAAGGAGGGTGA
- a CDS encoding RNA-binding protein gives MGKRVFVGNLPFSTTEETLRELFSQHGEVASVEIIKDKFTERSRGFAFVEMATDEGAAAAIAALNQFELDGRQLTVNEARARTERPPRGGMR, from the coding sequence ATGGGTAAGCGTGTGTTTGTGGGAAACCTCCCATTCAGCACCACCGAGGAAACCCTGCGGGAACTTTTTTCTCAGCACGGTGAAGTCGCCTCGGTCGAGATAATCAAAGACAAGTTCACCGAGCGTTCTCGGGGATTTGCCTTTGTGGAAATGGCGACCGATGAGGGCGCCGCAGCCGCTATCGCCGCCCTGAATCAATTTGAATTGGACGGCAGACAGCTGACCGTGAACGAAGCACGGGCACGTACCGAAAGACCACCCCGTGGTGGTATGCGGTAA
- a CDS encoding saccharopine dehydrogenase NADP-binding domain-containing protein, with product MEIAVFGSGLMAQAVAFDLIRQKDVEKVYIIDVDKGRLRTVKNFLSSPKLVTIQADARDRKLLPLIGRCAVAVSCVPYNFNFRLTKLAIAARTNFCDLGGNNTVVRRQFTLNKEAEVAGITVVPDCGLAPGMTNILAADGVNRLDRTEEIHIRVGGLPVKPKPPLFYKLVFSAQGLLNEYAEPCLILEGGKIKKVPALTGSEMLRFPEPFNTLEAFHTSGGSSTLPETFKGKVKTLDYKTIRYPGHRLMFLLLLKTAIGNWRRVPRAQLACALERTLGFETEDVVLLRVEVKGIKSGEKRTIRYQLIDYRDKKTGLTAMMRTTGFSAAIVALMLGRGQVLKQGVLPGEKAIPSRRFISELRHRGFDLRITSRAG from the coding sequence GTGGAGATTGCCGTATTCGGTTCGGGTTTGATGGCGCAGGCGGTAGCGTTTGACCTTATCCGCCAGAAGGATGTGGAGAAGGTTTATATAATTGATGTTGACAAGGGGCGGCTGCGCACCGTTAAGAACTTTCTGTCAAGCCCAAAACTGGTGACGATTCAAGCCGATGCCCGAGACCGAAAACTTTTGCCGTTAATCGGGCGGTGTGCGGTTGCGGTGAGTTGTGTTCCTTACAACTTCAACTTCAGGCTTACCAAACTGGCAATTGCTGCCCGAACCAATTTCTGTGACCTGGGGGGCAACAATACGGTGGTGCGGCGTCAGTTTACACTGAACAAAGAGGCGGAAGTTGCCGGCATCACTGTTGTGCCCGACTGTGGTCTTGCGCCGGGGATGACCAACATCCTTGCGGCAGACGGCGTGAACCGGCTTGACCGAACAGAAGAAATTCACATCCGCGTGGGCGGATTACCGGTGAAGCCCAAGCCGCCGCTGTTCTACAAACTAGTGTTTTCTGCCCAGGGGCTTTTGAATGAGTATGCTGAACCCTGTCTGATTTTAGAGGGCGGTAAGATTAAAAAGGTGCCGGCGCTTACCGGTTCAGAGATGCTGCGGTTTCCCGAGCCCTTTAACACCCTTGAGGCGTTTCACACTTCAGGTGGCTCTTCGACCCTGCCGGAAACATTCAAGGGTAAGGTCAAGACCCTGGACTATAAGACGATTCGTTACCCCGGGCACCGGTTGATGTTTCTCTTGCTGTTAAAAACGGCGATTGGTAACTGGCGCCGGGTGCCCCGGGCGCAACTTGCCTGTGCGCTGGAACGGACCCTAGGGTTTGAAACCGAGGATGTGGTTTTGCTGCGGGTTGAAGTCAAGGGGATAAAGTCGGGCGAAAAGAGGACGATTCGTTATCAGTTGATTGACTATCGAGACAAAAAGACCGGTTTGACGGCGATGATGCGCACAACCGGTTTTTCCGCCGCGATTGTGGCGTTGATGCTCGGGCGGGGTCAGGTTTTAAAACAAGGCGTATTGCCCGGAGAAAAGGCAATTCCGTCCCGGCGGTTTATCAGCGAACTGCGCCACCGGGGCTTTGACCTGCGGATTACCAGTCGCGCCGGTTAA
- the accD gene encoding acetyl-CoA carboxylase, carboxyltransferase subunit beta, with protein sequence MASKVSDTLWFRCNGCGEIIYRKTLESNFYICNRCGYHFRITPDDYIKILLDEGTWEELDPGIVAADPLKFPKYPEKVKEAREKTGRNDAFIYGRGRISNLPVVFGAMDFSFIGGSMGSVVGEKVARAIRLARTETRPLVIIATSGGARMQEGILSLMQMAKTSAELGLLRRARVPFISIPIDPCTAGVMASFASLGDVIISEPGALLGFAGQRVIEDTIGQKLPEGFQRAEFMLKHGLIDIVCVRRNLKETVTRILTVLGPKK encoded by the coding sequence ATGGCGAGCAAGGTGAGCGATACCCTGTGGTTTCGCTGCAACGGTTGCGGCGAGATTATCTATCGCAAAACATTGGAGTCCAACTTCTACATCTGCAACCGTTGTGGTTACCACTTCCGCATCACCCCGGACGACTACATCAAAATCCTGCTCGACGAAGGCACCTGGGAAGAACTGGACCCGGGCATTGTCGCCGCCGACCCGCTTAAGTTTCCGAAATATCCGGAAAAGGTGAAGGAGGCACGGGAAAAGACCGGCCGCAACGACGCCTTCATCTATGGCCGGGGGCGCATCTCTAACCTGCCCGTGGTTTTCGGAGCGATGGACTTCAGTTTTATCGGTGGCAGTATGGGTTCGGTTGTTGGCGAAAAGGTGGCGCGCGCCATCCGGCTGGCACGCACGGAAACAAGACCGCTCGTCATCATCGCCACCTCGGGTGGTGCCCGAATGCAGGAAGGCATCCTGTCCCTGATGCAGATGGCAAAAACTTCCGCCGAACTTGGACTTCTCCGCCGCGCCCGCGTGCCTTTCATCTCCATTCCGATTGACCCCTGTACCGCCGGTGTAATGGCATCGTTTGCCTCGCTCGGTGATGTAATTATCTCTGAACCCGGTGCTTTGTTGGGATTTGCTGGCCAGCGGGTTATCGAAGATACGATTGGCCAGAAACTGCCCGAAGGTTTTCAGCGGGCAGAGTTTATGCTCAAACACGGCTTGATTGACATCGTCTGCGTCCGGCGCAATCTCAAAGAGACGGTAACCCGCATCCTCACGGTCCTCGGTCCCAAAAAATAA